GAAGATGAATCAATAATTCAAGATGGAGTTACTGAAACTCTAAATCTTTTTGGACTAAATGTTATTTGTGCAGAAAATGGAGAAGAAGCTTTATCACTTTTTAAAAATAGTGAAAATAAAATTGATCTTATATTAACTGATATTAAAATGCCAAGATTAGATGGACTAGGTTTCATTAAAAAAGTTAGAGAAGTAAATAATGATATACCTGTTATCATAACAACTGCACATCAAGAAACAAACTATCTTATGCAATCAATCGAATTAAATATTAGTGCTTATATATTAAAACCAATCAATATATATAAATTAGAAGAAATATTAATAAAAGCAATAGAACCTAGTGTGCTAAAAGAACAACTTATAGAAAAAAACAAAAAACTAGAAATAGAAATAAAGAAAAACAAAGAAAAACAAAAAATCATGGAAGCTCAATCTAGATTTGCAGCAATGGGTGAAATGATAAGTATGATTGCACACCAATGGAGACAACCTCTTGCCTCAATTGGTACAGCCTCTTTTAATTTAAAATATAAACTAAATTCTGAAAAGTATGATTTAACAACACAAAAAGGAAGAGATGAACAAACAGATTTTTTTAGTAAAAAATTAGATGAAATTGAATTTTATGTACAAAATCTTACAACTACTATAGATGATTTTAGAAACTTCTATAGAACTGATAAAAAACTTAGTAAAACATGTATTGAAAATCCAATAAAAAATAGTTTAAAGATTTTGCAAAAAGATTTACAAACAAATAATATTAGTATTAACTTAGATTTAAAAAGTAAAAAACTAATTAACATATATGAAAATGAGATTACCCATGTCTTTTTAAATATAATAAAAAACGCTGCAGATAAATTTCTTGAAAAACAAATAGTTGATGCAGAAATTAAAATAATAACATCTGACTTAGAAGATAAAGTAAAAGTTGAAATTATAGATAATGGAGGAATTATCGAAAAAGAAAATTTAGATATTATATTTGAGCCTTATTATTCAACAAAAAAAGAAAAAAATGGTACGGGAATAGGTCTTTATATGTCTAAAACTATAATTGAAAACAATCATGATGGAAAAATAGTTGTTGAAAATACAAATGATGGGGTTTGCTTTTCAATAATTTTAGATTGTATGATATAATCACAAAAAAATTGGAGATATAATTGAGATATATTTTTTTTGTTTTCTTATTTTTAAATACTTTATTTGCAAACAATTTTGAATTAAGCGAAGAAGAAAAAGATTGGATAAAAAACAATGAAGTAAAAATAGGTTTATCAGAGCTTTATCCCCTTACTTATATAAATAAAGATAATAAAATGGATGGCTTTGTTAGTGATATTTTTAAGCTTATAACAAAAAAATATGATATAAAAACAAAAGCTATAAAAATGAACCAATCTTCAATTCCCCTTGCTATAAAAGAGAATAGAATAGATATAGCTCCCATTGTAAACAATATTAGTATAGAAAGTAGTTTAGGAGTATACTCTTCTGAGATTTTACAGATAAAAAAGATTTTATTCGTAAAAAAAGAGAATAACTCTATACACTCAATAGATGATTTAAAAGATAAAAAAGTTGCTGTAGTAAATCAGTTAGGTACTATACAACATATACAAAATAAATACTCTTTTATGAAAATAGAAAGAACAAACAATATGCATGAGTCTGTTCGAAAATTACTTAAAGGAGAAGTTGATGCTTTAATTGCCTCTCCTATTATTATTCAAAAATACTTAGAAGATAACTTAATTATTGACTTAAAGGCTATACCTCTTATTAACTTTGAACCATCAAAACTATTCTTTTTTACAAGTAAAAATAAACCAATGCTTCAATCTATTTTAGAAAAAGGCTTAAATTCAATATCAATAAGAGAAGAAAAAGAGCTCTTTGACAAATGGTTTTTAAAGGATCTTGCTAACTTACCCATTATTTTCACTAAAGAAGAGATAAACTATTTAGACAAAAAAGATCATATACGATTATGTGTTGACCCAGATTGGATGCCTTATGAAAAGATTGAAAATCATAAACATATAGGTATAGTTGCTGATTATATGAAAGAGTTTGAAAAGAAAATTGGAGTAAAACTAAAACTTATTGAGACAAAAGATTGGACACAATCTTTAGAATACATGAAAAATAAAAGATGCGATATTCTTTCTTTTGTTATGGATATAGAATCTAGACAAGGATATATGAATTTTACTGAGCCTTATGTTACTGCTCCATTAGTATTAGTAACTAAAAGAAATGTAAGCTTTGTAAGTGACTTAAAAGATTTAAAAGATAAGAAAATAGGTATCCAAAAAAACTTTGCTTATAATGAAATCATAAGAAGAAAATACCCAAATTTAGAAATTGTTGACGTGGCACATTTAAGAGAAGGATTAAAAAAAGTTGAAAGAGGAGAAATCTTTGGACAAGTTACTACTCATCTAAATGTAGCCTATGCCTTTCAAGAAGAGTTTTATGGAAGTTTACAAATATCAGGTAAGTTTGATGAACGATGGCATCTATCAGTAGGAGTAAGAGAAGATGACCCTATTCTTTTAAATATTTTTGAAAAAGTTGTAAACTCTATAAGTAAAGAAACTAGACAAAAAATCATTACTAAGTGGGTAACTATAAAATATGAAAAAAGTATAGACTATAAACTTTTTTGGAGTGTTGTAAGCTTTTTATTTTTTATTTTATTAATAATATTATATACCTATATTCTACAACGTAGATATATTAGAAAGCTTACTGGTGCAAAATCAAAAATTGAAACTTTAAATAGTACCTTAGAAAAGAAAGTACATGTAAGAACAAGAGAGCTTGAGCTTTCAAATAAAAAATTAAAACGAAAAACCCAAGAATTAGAAAACCTTAATAATACACTAGATGCAAGAATAAAAGAAGAAATAAACAATAGAAAAAAGCAAGAGCAATTATTAATACAACAATCAAAGCTAGCAGAAATGGGTGAAATGATAAGTATGATTGCCCACCAATGGAGACAACCTTTAAGTGCTTTAAGTACTATTATACAAAATATTCATTTGCGTTACTCTTTGAATAAACTAGATAAAGAATATTTAGATAAACAGATAATTTTAAGTACTGCACTTACAGAAAAAATGTCAAATACAATAGATGATTTTAGAAATTTCTTTAAACCAAATAAAGAAAAACATCTTTATTCAATAAAAGAAGCAATTCATCAAACTATTTTTCTTATTGATGACAGTTTTAAAAGTCATAGTATTAAAATTGAAAATCAAATCTCTAATGATGTAATGATATATGGATTTGAAAGTGAACTTTCTCAAGTTTTACTAAATATACTTACAAACTCTAAAGATGCTTTTTTAGAAAAGAACGTTGAAAATCCTTATATTACTATTAAAACAAAACGTATAAAAACTCATATTAAAATCTTAATTTCTGATAATGCAGGAGGAGTTAAGGAATCTATTCTAGATAAAATATTTGAACCATATTTCACAACAAAAGAGAATTACAATGGTACAGGTCTTGGATTATATATGAGTAAGATTATTATAGAACAAAATATGAAAGGAATATTAAATGTTAAAAATATAAAAGATGGCGTACAATTCACAATATATATACCTATCAATTAAACTTTTATATTTTTTTGAAGAAAAATATTTATAATCACTTTTTGACTACTCTTTTCAGTAATAATTTCAAACAAAGTATTTAATATTATTTACTAGAGAGTAGGTATGATAAACATCCCAGTCTATTCTCCTTTCATATTATGCCTACTCTCTAGTAGATAATAAAATACAATCCCATTTAACTTTGCAATAATTTTGTATGCATAAGGACAAATATGGAAATATGGATTATTACGTTAATATCTTTTGTTTCGTTAATATTTATATGGTATGTACATGACAAATATGTCCAAAGAAAACATCAAATACTTGTTAATTACCCAATTATAGGTAGATTAAGGTTTGTATTTCAAGAATTTAGAGAACCATTTAGACAATATTTTGGTGATGAAAAATTTTATGAATCTATGGATAAACTTGATTGGGTTTATGGTGCTTCAAAAGATAAAATAAACTTTACTTCTTTTTCTCCTTCTCAACCTCTACCAAAACCAAAATTTATGTTTAGACATGCAAACATCGTTTTAAATGATGATGAAGTTGAAGATGATTTTACAGTAGTTTTTGGAGAAAATCAAAAAAAACCTTTTATCTCTTCATCTATTATAGGAAGGGGTCCCATGAGTGATGGTTCTATTTCTCCAGAAGGAACTAGAGCCTTTGTAACAGGTTCTAAATTAGGAAACTTTCCTATCAACTCAGGAGAAGGTGGATTAACTTCTAATTTCTTTGTAACTCACAATAATTATGATCCTAAGTATATAACAGAAAAAAGAGGTAATAAATTTCAACATACTATTTTTAGACTTGCAAAGTTTTTCTTCAATCTTCCTGTTTCAGTAGATTTTTACAGAAAACTTATTTTTAAAAAGAATCAACTTGGAGACACTTATGTTTTCAATGAAGAAAAAGAGTGTTTTTATCGACCAAATTGGGATGTATCATTAGAAAATTTTCCAAGCGATGTACCTGATGATATGCCTGATATTATACTTCAAATAAGTTCTGGATTATACGGTGTACGAGATAAAGAAGGAAATTTTGATTTTGAGCGTTATAAAAAACAAATGAGTTTTTGTCGAATGACTGAAATAAAAATAGCTCAAGGTGCAAAACAAACAGGTGGAAAACTAATAGCTAAAAAAGTAACACCTTCAATTGCATATTATAGAAATATAGAAGCATATAAAGATGCCTTCTCACCAAATAGGTTTCCATATGGTAATACATTAGAAGAGCTTTTTGATTTTATTGGAAAGCTACAAAAAGCATCTAATAAACCAGTTGGAATAAAAATAGTTATTTCAGATGATACAAATATTGTACCTATAGCAAAAGAGATAAAAAGAAGATCACAACTAGGTTTACCCTACCCTGATTATATATCTTTAGATGGTGGAAGTGGAGGAAGTGCAACTGCTCCAAGAGACATGATGGAAAGAATTGGTATGGATATAAGGGATGCTTTATATCTTGTAAATAAAGTATTAACTGATTATGGAGTTAGAGATTTAGTAAAAATTAGTGCAAGTGGAAAGATTCTTACTCCTGATGATATTATCATAATACTCTCTTTAGGTGCAGATTTTATACAAATTGCAAGAGGTTTTATGATGAGTGCTGGATGTATAAGAGCTAGGTACTGTTCAGGTTCTACTAAACATCAGTGCCCTGTTGGTTTAGCCACTCAAGATATAAAAAAGCGTAAGCACTATTTTGTAAAAAAACACTCTGAACATGTAAAAAACTATCATGATAATATATTAAAAAGTTTAAAAAGTTTGCTTGCAGTTATGGGATTAAAGAGCTTTAAAGAGTTAGATAAAGAAAAACTAATATTTCTTGATAAAGACTCTTTAATTTATGATGATATGGATGAACTATTTAAAAGAAGGATTTTTAATAGAATAAATTCTTCCTTATAATAAACCCCTTTATTTAGGCTTACCAAAGAAATTTATACTTATATTTCTTTGGTAAATACATAAGCAATTTTAATAAAAAAAATATCTTTTGACTACTTCTTTGTCACTTTTTCACTACTCTTTTCAGCAATAATTTTGTTATAGGATTTTCATGTACTGCCTTTTGATAATTCAAAAGCTTTTGTGATAAAAGTATATGAAATATTTTATAAACATAAAATAGAAATATATTTAGTTGAAAAGGGTTTTAAAGATGAACAACAAAGACTTACAAAATAGAAAAAATAAAGTTTTTGCAAGAGGACAAGGTAATGCTTATCCAGTATATGTAGAAAAAGCAAAAAATGCAGAATTATGGGATGTTGAAGGAAATAGATTTATTGATTTTGGAACTGGAATCGCTGTATGTAATACAGGACATAGCCATCCAAAAATTGTTGAAGCTGTTAAATCTCAAATTGAAAAATTCAGTCACACTTGCGTTATGGTTAATCCATACGAAGTTGCAGTTGAATTAGCTGAAAAACTTACTAAACTAGCTCCTGGTGAAACTGAAAAAAAAGCTATCTTTGTTACAACTGGTGCTGAAGCTGTTGAAAACTGTGTAAAAATTGCAAGAGCACATACTGGAAGAAGAGGTATTGTTGCATTTAATGGTGGTTTTCATGGTAGAACTAATATGACAATGGCTCTTACTGGAAAAACAATGCCTTATAAAAAAGGATTTGGACCATTCCCTGCTGAGATATATCACTTACCATATCCAACACAATTTAATGGAACTAGTGTTAAAGATACTTTAGTTGCATTAAAAAATCTATTTAAAGTAGATATTTTACCTGAAGATATTGCAGCGATTATTATTGAACCAATTCAAGGAGAAGGTGGTTTCTATCAAACTCCAGTAGAATTATTACAAGAGCTTAGAAGAATCTGTGATGAACATGGAATTATATTAATTATAGATGAAATCCAAACTGGATTTGCTAGAACAGGTAAAATGTTTAACATCGAATATGCTGGTATTGAGCCAGATTTAATGACAATGGCAAAAGGTATTGCAGGTGGTTACCCATTATCAGCAGTTGTTGGTAAAGCAGAAATCATGGATTCACCAATTCCTGGTGGATTAGGTGGAACTTATGGTGGTTCACCTGTTGGTTGTGCAGCAGGATTAGCTGTTTTAGAAGTAATTGAAGAAGAAGATTTAATCAATAGAGCAAATCAAATTGGAGATATCTTTAACAAAAGACTAAATGAACTTAAAGCTAAATTCCCAGAGTTAATCTCTGATGTTAGAAACCAAGGTGCAATGATAGCATTGGAGCTAATGGTTGATGGTGATGCTGAAAAACCAAATGTAGAATTAACAAAAGCTATAACTGCAAATGCACAAAAAGCAGGCTTAATTTTATTATCTTGTGGATTTAATAGTAATGTAATTAGATTCC
This window of the Arcobacter sp. CECT 8983 genome carries:
- a CDS encoding hybrid sensor histidine kinase/response regulator, with the translated sequence MIDNQILKNKTILYAEDESIIQDGVTETLNLFGLNVICAENGEEALSLFKNSENKIDLILTDIKMPRLDGLGFIKKVREVNNDIPVIITTAHQETNYLMQSIELNISAYILKPINIYKLEEILIKAIEPSVLKEQLIEKNKKLEIEIKKNKEKQKIMEAQSRFAAMGEMISMIAHQWRQPLASIGTASFNLKYKLNSEKYDLTTQKGRDEQTDFFSKKLDEIEFYVQNLTTTIDDFRNFYRTDKKLSKTCIENPIKNSLKILQKDLQTNNISINLDLKSKKLINIYENEITHVFLNIIKNAADKFLEKQIVDAEIKIITSDLEDKVKVEIIDNGGIIEKENLDIIFEPYYSTKKEKNGTGIGLYMSKTIIENNHDGKIVVENTNDGVCFSIILDCMI
- a CDS encoding transporter substrate-binding domain-containing protein, which encodes MRYIFFVFLFLNTLFANNFELSEEEKDWIKNNEVKIGLSELYPLTYINKDNKMDGFVSDIFKLITKKYDIKTKAIKMNQSSIPLAIKENRIDIAPIVNNISIESSLGVYSSEILQIKKILFVKKENNSIHSIDDLKDKKVAVVNQLGTIQHIQNKYSFMKIERTNNMHESVRKLLKGEVDALIASPIIIQKYLEDNLIIDLKAIPLINFEPSKLFFFTSKNKPMLQSILEKGLNSISIREEKELFDKWFLKDLANLPIIFTKEEINYLDKKDHIRLCVDPDWMPYEKIENHKHIGIVADYMKEFEKKIGVKLKLIETKDWTQSLEYMKNKRCDILSFVMDIESRQGYMNFTEPYVTAPLVLVTKRNVSFVSDLKDLKDKKIGIQKNFAYNEIIRRKYPNLEIVDVAHLREGLKKVERGEIFGQVTTHLNVAYAFQEEFYGSLQISGKFDERWHLSVGVREDDPILLNIFEKVVNSISKETRQKIITKWVTIKYEKSIDYKLFWSVVSFLFFILLIILYTYILQRRYIRKLTGAKSKIETLNSTLEKKVHVRTRELELSNKKLKRKTQELENLNNTLDARIKEEINNRKKQEQLLIQQSKLAEMGEMISMIAHQWRQPLSALSTIIQNIHLRYSLNKLDKEYLDKQIILSTALTEKMSNTIDDFRNFFKPNKEKHLYSIKEAIHQTIFLIDDSFKSHSIKIENQISNDVMIYGFESELSQVLLNILTNSKDAFLEKNVENPYITIKTKRIKTHIKILISDNAGGVKESILDKIFEPYFTTKENYNGTGLGLYMSKIIIEQNMKGILNVKNIKDGVQFTIYIPIN
- a CDS encoding FMN-binding glutamate synthase family protein; the protein is MEIWIITLISFVSLIFIWYVHDKYVQRKHQILVNYPIIGRLRFVFQEFREPFRQYFGDEKFYESMDKLDWVYGASKDKINFTSFSPSQPLPKPKFMFRHANIVLNDDEVEDDFTVVFGENQKKPFISSSIIGRGPMSDGSISPEGTRAFVTGSKLGNFPINSGEGGLTSNFFVTHNNYDPKYITEKRGNKFQHTIFRLAKFFFNLPVSVDFYRKLIFKKNQLGDTYVFNEEKECFYRPNWDVSLENFPSDVPDDMPDIILQISSGLYGVRDKEGNFDFERYKKQMSFCRMTEIKIAQGAKQTGGKLIAKKVTPSIAYYRNIEAYKDAFSPNRFPYGNTLEELFDFIGKLQKASNKPVGIKIVISDDTNIVPIAKEIKRRSQLGLPYPDYISLDGGSGGSATAPRDMMERIGMDIRDALYLVNKVLTDYGVRDLVKISASGKILTPDDIIIILSLGADFIQIARGFMMSAGCIRARYCSGSTKHQCPVGLATQDIKKRKHYFVKKHSEHVKNYHDNILKSLKSLLAVMGLKSFKELDKEKLIFLDKDSLIYDDMDELFKRRIFNRINSSL
- the gabT gene encoding 4-aminobutyrate--2-oxoglutarate transaminase, whose amino-acid sequence is MNNKDLQNRKNKVFARGQGNAYPVYVEKAKNAELWDVEGNRFIDFGTGIAVCNTGHSHPKIVEAVKSQIEKFSHTCVMVNPYEVAVELAEKLTKLAPGETEKKAIFVTTGAEAVENCVKIARAHTGRRGIVAFNGGFHGRTNMTMALTGKTMPYKKGFGPFPAEIYHLPYPTQFNGTSVKDTLVALKNLFKVDILPEDIAAIIIEPIQGEGGFYQTPVELLQELRRICDEHGIILIIDEIQTGFARTGKMFNIEYAGIEPDLMTMAKGIAGGYPLSAVVGKAEIMDSPIPGGLGGTYGGSPVGCAAGLAVLEVIEEEDLINRANQIGDIFNKRLNELKAKFPELISDVRNQGAMIALELMVDGDAEKPNVELTKAITANAQKAGLILLSCGFNSNVIRFLPALTMSDEIANEGLDKFDELFTSLAK